In Nicotiana tabacum cultivar K326 chromosome 17, ASM71507v2, whole genome shotgun sequence, one DNA window encodes the following:
- the LOC107821166 gene encoding uncharacterized protein LOC107821166: MEEEDRLKSENIQQANLIKELEEEEQAHRDLINVYEKQYKDNAEKIAEYEKYFVELLKDKPQEGIAVKLMGSLPKIWNFTEGRLATAKECCKSVKRVLRVQEIKEHRYNERLGYKAIQAHLQLDNMSLFLALLGDIAVENMARLVFRAVLEGGKDNVRGAISRHCAFFKTIKEADAAAFQSGLFQELEETWLLGSFKDDRHMYDTVYLLCLDKIINQASVVGWFNVLDEDFVSVLGPIVDEIEKELERNRCSGGVN, encoded by the exons ATGGAAGAAGAAGATCGGCTAAAAAGCGAAAATATCCAACAAGCAAACCTTATAAAGGAGCTTGAGGAGGAGGAACAAGCACACCGAGATTTGATCAATGTCTATGAAAAGCAATATAAGGACAATGCTGAAAAGATTGCGGAGTATGAAAAATACTTCGTAGAA CTTCTTAAAGACAAACCGCAAGAGGGAATAGCTGTAAAACTCATGGGTAGTCTGCCGAAAATCTGGAATTTCACAGAGGGCAGACTTGCAACAGCTAAAGAATGTTGCAAGTCTGTAAAGCGAGTGTTAAGGGTGCAAGAAATTAAGGAGCATAGATATAATGAACGGTTGGGCTATAAAGCTATACAGGCACATCTACAACTAGATAACATGTCTTTATTCCTCGCTTTACTAGGAGATATCGCAGTTGAGAATATGGCTAGGCTCGTCTTCCGTGCAGTTCTTGAAGGAGGAAAAGACAATGTTAGAGGAGCTATATCAAGGCATTGTGCATTTTTTAAGACGATAAAGGAAGCAGACGCTGCTGCATTTCAAAGTGGACTGTTCCAAGAATTGGAGGAAACGTGGCTCTTGGGTTCCTTCAAGGATGATAGACACATGTATGATACAGTATATCTGTTGTGCTTAGATAAAATCATAAATCAAGCTAGTGTCGTTGGCTGGTTTAATGTGTTGGATGAAGATTTTGTCAGTGTGCTTGGACCAATCGTGGATGAGATTGAGAAGGAGCTTGAACGAAATCGTTGTTCTGGTGGCGTTAATTAA